The genomic segment ttatattattagatacttACCCAGGTTTACATTGGCATgttccttctttttcattcataagACCATTATTCAGACAGTATTTGATCGTTTCAGTAGTCATTTCGTTCATTTCTTCTGTGCTAGTTGTCAAATTATTAGATGATTCACGAGGCGGTATTGTCTTCGTCGTGCttatttttgatctttttttgcAATCTATTTTGCCAACATTATCACGCGTTAAAATCCCACTTGGTGCAATACCAGGATGCGACTCATGATACGAACGAAACTTAATCATTGAACTTTCATTTTTCCCGTCTTTTGGCATTCTCCAAATAGCTCTTTCCGTGATATCGTTCCAATATATCGAATCATTATCTAATGCCAAATGAAGTGGTTGATGACGTTTAGGTTGAATCAAATATTCACGTTCAGAACCATCGAGATTACTACGCTCGATTTTAATTCGTATGCCTTCAATATCGTCGATCCAATAAAGTTTCTCGTTGATGTGATCTATAGCGATAGCTAACGGatcatacaaattttcattgattatgGTTGTTTGATTGCTTCCGTCTAAATTTGACCGTTCGATActtgaatatgaattattattatttgtccaGTATATGTgcctatataatataaataatgtataattatcagttcttatatttttttttatatatatgtatatgataaatattttcctttttttcttttctatacaatttaattttttgttaatcttatttaatttcgttatgTTTCagggagattttttttcttttacttgatatgaatttctaaatggaatttttaaactgATCGAAATTGCCTGTGTGAATGGTCATAGTAATGTCTATGTAAGATAAAATAGCACACCTGTTACACACATCCAGAGCGATACCACACGGATTTAAGCTGGTTAAATTGTGGAACACCTTTGCTTCTTCCAGTGATCCATCTGGTAATATATGCATCTTCATAATCACTTCTTGTAGAATATCACTCCAAAATAGAGTTTGTGTTTCTACATCGAAGGCAAGTGTTAAAATGAGACTCTTATTTTgatctgaaaataataaaaaatatcgtttgcaTATTATAAGtacttctttcaaaaatatgattttaatttaaatgtaagaatatatcaaaatatatcaaaagaaatattcatatataaattatgaatatttctacTAATATTAAAGTtcatttcagaaattaaaaatatttaaaaaataaaaaatattcagaaatatgtatgcataaaaaaaaataattgttataatagtaatatagttACTTTTATGTAGCggttttaatgtaaaattcttGTCTGTCAGATCGTTACTAAATATGGACATGTTGTTCTTATTTCTCAAATCGCTGAGAAACATTGTTCGAGTATTTTCATCATAAGCCACTCCTGATAGAGACACAGCATCCATAAATTTTGCTTGCGCTATTAATGTTTGATTTTGCgcaagaaattcaatttcacgcCCTATCAATACTGCTaaatctgtaaaaataaagaaaaaaaaaattaattaataataaatatagaaaaattatatatattatatatatttatacatttcattaaaattattatgattatttatatatttaacaaaatatcattattatttcattaattattcaattttcttttaataattattttattatatgtaatttatgatatatcgaaaattaatataaacaattttttatctaataattatctgttatgataaaataaattaaaattattttatctaatttttagttaataaaaataaaatttataattataattttatgaaatcatttttcaaaaattttttctcttttttataagtaaataattatataaattaataaattaatatatgatataattattatatataattattatataaattagataaataattatataaatttttagtttatagtatattagtttatattatatttatagcttaataatttttttaaaagaaaaactcttattttataatattatgaaatatata from the Apis mellifera strain DH4 linkage group LG9, Amel_HAv3.1, whole genome shotgun sequence genome contains:
- the LOC552401 gene encoding protein cueball; amino-acid sequence: MTSRKNLTVILTIIFGIFTINTHARSWDLAVLIGREIEFLAQNQTLIAQAKFMDAVSLSGVAYDENTRTMFLSDLRNKNNMSIFSNDLTDKNFTLKPLHKNQNKSLILTLAFDVETQTLFWSDILQEVIMKMHILPDGSLEEAKVFHNLTSLNPCGIALDVCNRHIYWTNNNNSYSSIERSNLDGSNQTTIINENLYDPLAIAIDHINEKLYWIDDIEGIRIKIERSNLDGSEREYLIQPKRHQPLHLALDNDSIYWNDITERAIWRMPKDGKNESSMIKFRSYHESHPGIAPSGILTRDNVGKIDCKKRSKISTTKTIPPRESSNNLTTSTEEMNEMTTETIKYCLNNGLMNEKEGTCQCKPGFTGTHCETDFCHNYCLQGSCSININGLPICKCNSTFIGPRCETDPCKDYCLHDGQCSVLNEKPVCKCKYSEGSRCEILNNVIEFCEIFCANMEPVPTSVSLNAKCRCTEKNEKGAQLVTIKEEEDEYRTLLPIFGAFIGILALVIIVLSYYVNKFRKRPRIKKRFVVSKGGVTPLTSRPQLPDNQCEITIENCCNMNICETPCFEPKLCATPGTNGSKKEEKNSLLDNMEENSW